One region of Serinus canaria isolate serCan28SL12 chromosome 25, serCan2020, whole genome shotgun sequence genomic DNA includes:
- the NDUFB11 gene encoding NADH dehydrogenase [ubiquinone] 1 beta subcomplex subunit 11, mitochondrial, whose translation MAALWRALRALRALPAGARGRSAGSPGAVALPRPLGAEAHEEEPMLVAQRKNPDYHGFSADPDADALNMRAAFVAGISIAIVLGSVFVHYLPDYGLQQWARREAEILVRERECRGQPLLTSNYYDPNCLPLPPPE comes from the exons ATGGCGGCGCTGTGGCGGGCGCTGCGGGCGCTGCGGGCTCTGCCCGCCGGAGCTCGGGGTCGCTCGGCGGGGTCGCCCGGGGCCGTGGCGCTGCCGCGGCCGCTCGGGGCCGAGGCGCACGAGGAGGAGCCGATGTTGGTGGCGCAGAGGAAG AACCCCGACTATCATGGCTTCTCGGCCGACCCCGACGCCGACGCGCTGAACATGCGCGCCGCCTTCGTGGCTGGGATCTCCATCGCCATCGTCCTGGGCTCCGTCTTCGTGCATTACCTGCCCGACTACGG gctgcagcagtgggcGAGGCGCGAGGCCGAGATCCTGGTGCGGGAGCGGGAGTGCCgggggcagcccctgctcaccTCCAACTACTACGACCCCAATtgcctccctctgccccccccGGAGTGA